A single region of the Lycium barbarum isolate Lr01 chromosome 2, ASM1917538v2, whole genome shotgun sequence genome encodes:
- the LOC132626068 gene encoding serine/threonine-protein phosphatase PP2A-3 catalytic subunit-like, with the protein MCDLLWSDPDDRCGWGISPRGAGYTFGQDIASQFNHTNGLNLISRAHQLVMEGFNWCQDKNVVTVFSAPNYCYRCGNMAAILEIGENMEQNFLQFDPAPRQIEPDTTRKTPDYFL; encoded by the exons ATGTGTGATCTCCTGTGGTCTGATCCAGATGATCGATGTGGTTGGGGAATATCACCTCGAGGGGCTGGTTACACCTTTGGACAGGATATAGCATCTCAATTCAATCACACCAATGGTCTCAATCTGATTTCTAGAGCTCATCAGCTTGTGATGGAGGGTTTTAATTGGTGTCAG GATAAGAATGTTGTGACAGTATTTAGTGCTCCAAACTATTGTTACCGGTGTGGTAATATGGCTGCCATTCTAGAAATAGGCGAAAACATGGAGCAGAATTTCCTTCAGTTTGACCCAGCTCCTCGGCAGATAGAGCCCGACACCACAAGGAAGACTCCAGATTACTTTCTGTGA